Proteins from a genomic interval of Actinoalloteichus hymeniacidonis:
- a CDS encoding ABC transporter ATP-binding protein, giving the protein MTGPTEQADRDAASDEPGVGGSESNWRGVAAEDQEELTRGATLLLAARSRRLLGALIRPVRGRLVLALSLVTLSSLSFLAGPLLVAGAIDQGVPAALDGDPEPVLWYALGYALSNLLAGLFQLCFALVSGRANQDILLDLRQRIFRHGQLLSVSFHEKYTSGKLISRMTSDLDSVQELLEEGLDSLITSLLSMVGIAALLLYLDLPLALIMMAATIPLVVITRWFHRRSRVSHRQTRSSVAKVIVQYVETMNGIRAVQAYRRQDRNDTIIDEFNQDFRTANRRALNVLAVFAGSVKWISHLSIASVLAIGGWWVATGTLELGVLTAFLLYMRRYYDPMDRLAMFLNSYISATAALEKISGVLEETPSVPEPAEPTALPTMSGALRFDGVEFGYGPELPTVLHPLDLDIPAGQTVALVGTTGAGKSTLAKLVARFYDPTAGAVRLDDVDLRQLAEADLRRAVAMVTQESFLFSGSVADNIAFGRPAASRAEIEAAAKAVGAHEFIVGLPDGYDTDVHKRGGRLSAGQRQLVSFARAFLADPAVLVLDEATSSLDLPTERAVQNALETVLAGRTALIIAHRLSTVLIADRVLVVDGGRVVEEGSPEELIAADGRFAGLHRAWQDSLV; this is encoded by the coding sequence ATGACCGGACCGACCGAGCAGGCCGACAGAGACGCAGCCTCGGACGAGCCCGGCGTCGGCGGGTCTGAGTCGAACTGGCGCGGCGTTGCCGCCGAGGACCAGGAGGAGCTGACCAGGGGCGCGACCCTGCTGTTGGCCGCCCGATCCCGCAGGCTGCTCGGCGCGCTGATCCGGCCGGTGCGCGGAAGGCTGGTGTTGGCGCTCTCCCTCGTGACGCTGAGCAGTCTCAGCTTCCTCGCCGGACCGCTACTCGTGGCCGGGGCCATCGACCAGGGTGTCCCCGCCGCGCTCGACGGCGATCCGGAGCCGGTGCTGTGGTACGCCCTGGGCTACGCGCTGTCGAATCTGCTCGCCGGGCTCTTCCAGCTGTGCTTCGCGCTGGTCTCGGGCCGGGCGAACCAGGACATCCTGCTCGATCTGCGGCAGCGGATCTTCCGACACGGTCAGCTGCTGTCGGTGTCCTTCCACGAGAAGTACACCTCGGGCAAGCTCATCTCCCGGATGACCAGCGACCTCGACTCGGTGCAGGAGCTGCTCGAAGAGGGATTGGACAGCCTGATCACCTCGCTGCTGAGCATGGTGGGCATCGCGGCGCTGTTGCTCTATCTGGACCTGCCGCTGGCCCTGATCATGATGGCGGCCACGATCCCGCTGGTCGTGATCACCCGCTGGTTCCATCGCAGGTCCCGGGTCTCGCATCGGCAGACCAGGTCGTCGGTCGCCAAGGTCATCGTGCAGTACGTGGAGACGATGAACGGGATCCGAGCGGTGCAGGCGTACCGTCGCCAGGACCGCAACGACACGATCATCGACGAGTTCAACCAGGATTTCCGCACCGCCAACCGCAGGGCGCTCAACGTGTTGGCGGTGTTCGCAGGTTCGGTCAAGTGGATCTCCCATCTGAGTATCGCCTCGGTGCTGGCCATCGGCGGTTGGTGGGTGGCGACCGGAACGCTGGAGCTGGGGGTCCTGACGGCCTTCCTGCTCTACATGCGTCGGTACTACGACCCGATGGATCGGCTGGCGATGTTCCTGAACTCCTATATCTCCGCCACGGCGGCGTTGGAGAAGATCTCCGGCGTGCTGGAGGAGACGCCATCGGTGCCCGAACCAGCCGAGCCGACGGCCCTGCCGACCATGTCCGGAGCACTGCGGTTCGACGGGGTGGAGTTCGGCTACGGACCGGAGCTGCCCACGGTGCTGCATCCGCTCGATTTGGATATTCCCGCCGGTCAGACGGTCGCGTTGGTCGGGACCACCGGGGCGGGGAAGTCCACGTTGGCGAAGCTGGTGGCCCGGTTCTACGACCCGACTGCTGGCGCGGTCCGCTTGGACGACGTCGACCTTCGGCAGCTTGCCGAGGCCGATCTCCGCCGGGCGGTGGCGATGGTGACGCAGGAGTCCTTCCTGTTCTCCGGTTCGGTGGCCGACAACATCGCGTTCGGCCGACCGGCGGCCAGTCGTGCGGAGATCGAGGCGGCCGCCAAGGCGGTGGGCGCCCACGAGTTCATCGTGGGCCTACCCGACGGCTACGACACCGACGTGCACAAACGCGGCGGCAGGCTCTCGGCAGGCCAGCGCCAGCTGGTGTCCTTCGCCCGCGCCTTCCTGGCCGATCCGGCCGTGCTGGTGTTGGACGAGGCCACCTCCAGCCTCGATCTGCCCACCGAACGCGCGGTGCAGAACGCCCTGGAGACGGTGTTGGCGGGGCGCACGGCACTGATCATCGCGCATCGGTTGTCCACGGTGTTGATCGCCGATCGGGTGCTGGTGGTGGACGGCGGTCGGGTCGTCGAGGAAGGCTCGCCCGAGGAGCTGATCGCCGCCGATGGTCGCTTCGCGGGCTTGCACCGGGCTTGGCAGGACTCGCTGGTCTGA
- a CDS encoding ABC transporter ATP-binding protein, which yields MAVRDTPIADDAAGATSRRPSSLRSLLRLLPYIRPVRVPLIAAAVSALLATLAGLAIPLVIQRIIDGPIADSDLTGLAWMVGFVLLLGSMEAVLLFLRRRLISAPTTGIEARMRYDLYHHLQRLPVGFHDQWSSGQLLSRAINDLAHVRRFLAFIAIFLVVNAITIIVGIAALFYLAPMFGIVLIIAGIPVAIFCIRYEKRYNLHSRHGQDQEGDLATTIEESVLGVRVLKAFGRGPDLARKFAEQARGLRGTELKKVRIMGKLWLVVIALPETGIAVMLGLGGLAVANGSLSLGALVAGITTATVLRWPIESMGWLLTETAETATAAERYWEVRDAARTVDEPRDPVELPPDARGELRFEQVRFDYPPEVARQTSSVDGGGDRTRSSAAADPVSVLRGVDLVVRPGETLALVGTTGSGKTTLTTLPSRLYDVTGGRVTLDGVDVRDLPLAVLRTRVATAFEDPVLFSMSVRENVALGAPDADEQEIRQALEVAHATEFVAALPWGLDTRIGEEGLSLSGGQRQRLALARAVVGRPSVLVMDDPLSALDVHTEAEVEGALRQVLRDVTALIVAHRPSTVALADRVAVLVDGRIAAVGTHTELLATNADYRRLLSNDDDDASGAGSADGPIRSEAATVEAAEIVQPGAQLLADRPRKTVGQGATSEEIQAR from the coding sequence ATGGCGGTCCGTGATACCCCGATCGCCGACGACGCGGCAGGCGCGACGTCCCGGCGGCCGTCCTCGCTGCGGTCGCTGCTCCGATTGCTGCCCTATATCCGCCCGGTGCGGGTGCCGCTGATCGCCGCCGCCGTGAGCGCGCTGTTGGCCACCCTCGCCGGACTGGCGATCCCGCTGGTCATCCAGCGCATCATCGATGGACCGATCGCCGATTCGGACCTGACCGGACTGGCGTGGATGGTCGGCTTCGTCCTGCTGCTGGGCAGCATGGAGGCGGTGCTGCTGTTCCTACGCCGCAGGCTCATCTCCGCGCCGACCACCGGCATCGAGGCGCGGATGCGGTACGACCTGTACCACCATCTCCAGCGGCTACCGGTGGGCTTCCACGATCAATGGTCCTCGGGACAGCTGCTGTCCCGCGCGATCAACGACCTCGCCCATGTCCGGCGCTTCCTCGCCTTCATCGCGATCTTCCTGGTCGTCAACGCGATCACGATCATCGTGGGCATCGCCGCGTTGTTCTACCTGGCGCCGATGTTCGGCATCGTGCTGATCATCGCGGGCATCCCGGTCGCGATCTTCTGCATCCGCTACGAGAAGCGGTACAACCTGCACTCCCGACACGGCCAGGACCAAGAGGGCGATCTGGCCACCACCATCGAGGAATCGGTGCTGGGTGTACGGGTCCTCAAGGCATTCGGGCGAGGTCCTGATCTGGCGCGGAAGTTCGCCGAGCAGGCACGCGGGCTGCGCGGGACGGAGCTGAAGAAGGTCCGCATCATGGGCAAGCTGTGGCTGGTGGTGATCGCGCTGCCCGAGACCGGCATCGCGGTGATGCTCGGCCTCGGCGGGCTCGCGGTCGCCAACGGCTCGCTGAGTCTCGGCGCGCTCGTCGCGGGCATCACCACGGCCACCGTGCTGCGCTGGCCGATCGAGTCGATGGGCTGGTTGCTCACCGAGACCGCCGAGACCGCCACCGCAGCGGAGCGGTACTGGGAGGTCCGCGACGCGGCACGCACGGTGGACGAGCCACGCGACCCCGTCGAGCTGCCTCCGGATGCCCGAGGCGAGTTGCGCTTCGAACAGGTCCGTTTCGACTACCCGCCGGAGGTCGCTCGGCAGACGAGCTCGGTCGACGGCGGCGGCGACCGAACGAGGTCCTCGGCCGCAGCGGACCCGGTCTCGGTGCTTCGCGGCGTCGACCTGGTCGTCCGGCCCGGCGAGACGCTCGCCCTGGTCGGGACGACCGGCTCCGGCAAGACGACGCTGACCACTCTGCCGTCCCGGTTGTACGACGTGACGGGCGGCCGGGTCACCCTCGACGGGGTCGACGTGCGCGATCTGCCGTTGGCGGTGTTGCGGACCCGCGTCGCCACCGCCTTCGAGGACCCGGTGCTGTTCTCGATGAGCGTCCGCGAGAACGTCGCCCTGGGCGCGCCCGATGCGGACGAGCAGGAGATCCGCCAGGCCTTGGAGGTCGCGCACGCCACGGAGTTCGTCGCGGCCCTGCCGTGGGGATTGGACACCCGCATCGGCGAGGAGGGTTTGTCGCTCTCCGGCGGCCAACGTCAGCGGCTGGCGCTGGCCCGCGCCGTGGTGGGCAGGCCGTCGGTGCTGGTGATGGACGATCCGCTGTCGGCACTCGATGTGCACACCGAGGCCGAGGTGGAGGGCGCGCTGCGCCAGGTGTTGCGGGACGTGACCGCCCTGATCGTGGCCCATCGACCGAGCACCGTGGCGCTGGCCGACCGGGTGGCGGTCCTCGTCGACGGCCGCATCGCGGCGGTGGGCACCCACACCGAGTTGCTGGCCACCAACGCCGACTACCGCAGGCTGCTCTCCAACGACGATGACGACGCCTCCGGGGCCGGCAGCGCCGACGGACCGATCCGATCCGAGGCAGCCACGGTCGAGGCGGCCGAGATCGTGCAGCCCGGTGCGCAGCTGTTGGCCGACCGGCCGCGAAAGACCGTCGGACAGGGTGCGACGAGCGAGGAGATACAGGCGCGATGA